The genomic window CCgttgtcgcccctacggaaacaccgatacaccgccccacacactgatcagaccactccctgagagccctctgttgccacgaaatgttggggtcatgagatattaaccaaggaagccccaacaccacgggaaacgcaggagagtcgatcaaatacaactgtataatttcctcatgacccccctgcgtcttcatcttaagtggcgccgtgacctccctaatcaatcccgaccccaacgggcggctgtctagggcatggatagggaagggcacatcaactggtaggaggggaatccctaacttataacaGAAactacgatcaataaaattcccagctgcgcctgaatcgactagcgccttatgctgggagtgagatgAAACCTGGGGAAACTCAACTTGGATACACaagtggacaacagagagctctgggtgagttgggcgcttactcacctggaatgactcatcagtgcgtgacctgctgcctcgatccctaggagaccctccccagcaccgaaccgcagtgtgtcctctacggccacagttggtgcaggggacggcctctctctgggtctctctcctcttctctctagcaccagcacccccaagctccatagggctcggctcggaggtgctgggggatggaatggacggccccagctccggacgtccgcttttagccagcagggtatccagacggatcgacatgtccaccaactgattgAAGCTtaagttggtgtccctgcaggccaactctcggcgaacatcctcccgtaggctgcacctatagtggtcgatgagggccctctcattccatcccgcattggccgccagagtccggaaatccagtgcgaattcctgcgcgctcctcttcccctgtctgaggtggaacagacgctcccccgccactttcccctctgggggatgatcgaaaaccgccctgaagcggcgggagaactccgcataactgacggtggcggcgtctattcccctccattcggcattggcccactccaatgccttgccggacagacaggagatgagggcggaaacgctctcgtatcccgagggcgccgggtgaatggttgccaggtagagttctacttggagcaggaaaccctgacacccggccgcggtgccatcataagccctcgggagcgagagccgaatcccactggactccggagatggaacgatgggtctggccgatggtggtggtattgttggaggaggtgtgggcaaacctcctctttcccatcggctcaaagtgtccattacatcctgcatggcggtgccgagtctttggatcatggtgtcttggctGCTTACGCGCTCCTCCAATGACCCCGTCGGTAGtgctgatcctgctgactccatggtggtgtgttattctgtcagaaggtgatgtgtacgcggcgagtgaagtcagacgcaggacacagagaatcaggttgACTACTTTACTCAATGTAAAGCACAAAACAAACGCCTCCAcaactggagggaaaaacaccatatgcgtaatATGGAAAAATAGCAAGGCCGAACATTGACATGACatacaacaataacacacaaataccaaacgtgagacaagggaaattataggctacacaatcaaacataatagacaacaggtgtactactcaagacaaaacaagaaaaacacagaaacatcgatcggcagtagctagtactccggggacgacgaacgccgaagcctgcccgagcaaggaggaggagcagcctcggcagaatccgtgacagacagagaggcatggactaagatacagtagaatattatagaatagaatgagctatatatatatatgagatgagtagtgcaagatatgtaaacattattcaagtgactgtaaacattattaaagtgactagtgttccatttcttaaagtggccagtgatttcaataggcagcagcagcctctaatgtgctagtgatggctatttaacagtctgatggccttgagatagaagctgtttttcattctcttggtcccagctttgatgcacctgtactgacctcgccttctggatgatagcagggtgaacaggcagtggcttgggtggttgatgtccttgatgatctttttggctttcctgtgacatcgggtgctgtatgtgtcttgtagggtgggtagtttgcccccgataatgcgttcggcagaccgcaccaccctctggagagccctgcggttgcgggcagtgcagttgccgtaccaggtggtgatacagcccgacaggatgctctcaattgtgcatctgtaaaagtttgtgagggttttaggtgccaagacaaatttcttcagcctcctgaggttgaagaggctctcttgcgccttcttcaccacactgtctgcgtgggtggaccatttaagtttgtcggtgatgtgtacgccaagggacttgaagctttccaccttctccactgcggtcccgtcgatgtggataggggggtgcaccctctgctgtttcctgaagtccacgatcatctcctttgttttgttgacgttgagtgagaggttattttcctgccacCACACTCCAGCAGCCCTCACCTcatccctgtaggcggtctcgtcattgttggtaatcaagcctactactgttgtgtcgtctgcaaacctcatgattgagttggaggcatgcttggcacgcagtcatgggtgaacagggagtacaggagggggctgagcacgcacccttgtggggccccagtgttgaggatcagcgaagtggagatgttgtttcctaccttcaccaccttcaccaccaccttcaccaccagtatacaggtactgatgaggggatatgaaccaggtgtgtgtaataaacaaggcaaaacaaatggaatgatgagatgaggagcggcagtggctagaaggccggtgacgacgaacgccaaagcctgcccgaacaaggagaggaggcagcctcggaggaagtcgtgacatattTTTTGTAAAACAACAGAATATTTAACATCTTTGGTAGTGATTCTCTGATGTTTCTTGAATATCAGATAAGACTATCTGCAAATAGACAAAGTTTATATTACTGTTGGTTTATGGTGACCCCTGTTATGTCCTTATCTTTTCTAAGTATCTCTGCTAGCATGATGACTCATGGAAAACAAGAGTGGGGAGAGTGGTCAGCCTTGTTTAGTCCCTATCTCAAATGGGAATGGTTCAAAAGTGTACCATTTGTATATACTTGCTTGGGGTGCTTTATATATTGTTTTAGTTTAATTAAGCAATTCTAAAGGGAAGATAAATCCCCTTTCTTCAAATGATTTCAATACCCACTGGGCTTGACATCCTAAAGGGGCTTTCATCACATTAGGAAAAAGGGATCCAGCTCGGTCCACTGTAGACCTCAGAAAAATAGAGTGTGAAAGCATTCTTAATTATCTTGGACTGATAGGCTGTCCATTAGACCTTCCAAACAGGTGGTCCCCTCTGATTAGATTCAGACACTTGCGAGGCATTATCAGTCAAACTCCACTTGCAAAATGTATGATGCTCATATGCATATATTATCTAAATTAGATATAATGTTGGTTGAAAAGACAACTATTTTCAATAGAACATAGTCATGACATACCTGGACTGATGCATTCCTATACATGTGAAAACAAAAAAGACAACATTCCCTGATGAGGATAGATGTGGATGCAATCCATCCAGATcttaggctgcatttacacagacagcccaattctgatattttttccactaatggGTCTTTTgaacaatcacatcagatcttttcatatCAGATATTTtccagagctgatctgattggtcaaaagaccaattagtgaaaaaaagatctgCATTGTGCcccctgtgtaaacgcagcctgtAGTCTAAAGTGAAATCACTTAATATTATATTTAAAATTTACCAACATTGTTTGTGCAATTACAGAGCTGTTCACCTCTGATTCTAATGCCTGTCTTCACAAGACACCCCAACAGTTATGTTCCATTACAGTGCCTTTAATTGTTATGCATGTTCTTAAGATTGATTGATTCGATTAATGGATATAACAACTAGTTAAAAAACTCCTACAAAAACAAACATACAATGACCGTTACATTGCAATGTCTCCCCATCACCACTGATGTACATTCTGTTTGACTGTTGACAGTAATTTTTTTAAATAGGTAAGTTGAATTATATAATTTCATAACAATTACTGCCTACGATAGCAatcttaaaggtagactcagatTTATGACGTTGCCACAatcagcaccgcagatattgtgaTGAGAGCAatgcaagactttgctctcacacaGTAAAACAGAGTATCTGTGCATGTGAACAGGTTCACTTCACACTGCTACAACGTGGTAGCCACGAGACCAAAATAGCGGAGAAGTTTAGCCAAATGCTTCAACACTCTTTGTTGTTGAGGAAATGTACCCACTACTGCTGTTCACTTGGTGCATCTATGTCATCTCACTGAGTCTAACTTTAATTAATTCAATGATGTCATTAAATATGAAGTGAAAAGTATTAAATTATTGCACAATCAACATTATTACTACAGTATATAAACCAAGCTTAGTACTTTCAAGATACATTTTGTGACTTAGTATCTAACTAACTGATGATGTTTGATACACAAATTATAGTCAACTGTTAGCCTATTCTTGCAGTCCAATATGTTACTATTGGATATTTTCATTGTGAGCATAATCGCATAATCACATGTTGCAGTAAAAATGTCCCTCGACATAGTGCATCTTGTAAATatgttgagttgcacccccttttgccctccgaatagcctcaattcgtcagggcgtggactctacaagttgccgaaagtgttccacaaggatgctggctcatgttaactccaatgcttcccaaagttatgtcaagttggctggatgttctttgtgtagtggaccattcttgatacacactgttgagcgtgaaaaacaaagcagcgttgcagttcttgacacactaaaACCAgtgcgcttggcacctactaccataccccgttcaaaggcacttacatgtcttgtcttgtccattcaccctctgaatggcacacatacacaatgtctcaattgtctgaaggcttaaaaatccttatttaacctgtctcctccccttcatctacactgattgaagtggatttaacaggtgacatcaataagggatcatagcaagattcacctggtcagtctatgtcatggaaagagcagatgatcctaatgttttgtgcactcagtgtctATGTCAGCTTTGTTTGAGGACCTCTTCTGTCAAACGCTTCTTGCTGACTCCAGATAGTTTTGAATCGGTTCTCTATCGTGATTGCCTGACAACAGACAATGTGCTGGGCCAGCTGATTTTATCCGTCCTTACACACTCTTACTGGTTTGTATAGCTAATCATGCAATGTCCATCCTTTCATTTTTTTAAGAACCCATCCCGTGCCTTGTTCaagtttttcctttgtcattgaAGATATCAGCAGAGCTTTTGCCTTCATTTCCTGAAGTTTCTTTACCCTGTTGATATTTTCTGTCTCTCGATGAATCAGAAGATCAATGTATTCCTCTGCTGTCAATGGATTGGGCCTTAGTGCAATCTCCTCTAGTCTTGCTACACATTTGTATGAAGTCTCCAGCAGTTCGTTTCCTTTGTCTTCTGCTTCTTGTATCTCAGACTGAATCTTCTCCTTCATATCCTCTGCTGTGATTGTTCCACCTAGACCCTGTCCATACTCTAATTTTAGATCATTGTATGTTTTCTTCACAACTTTGGGAGTAATTTGGAATACCACCTTTTCTTTTATATGATCTTTCCAGGAACATTTGCCAGGGCAAATTTTACAATGCCGGTTTCTCATGGCATCACAAAGAAATAACAGCTTCTGTGGGGCTAATGGACACCTTAGATGACAAGTCATTCCACAGTTATTGCAGTTGGTTGCCATCTTTTCAGATTCAACCCTTACAAACTCATTAGTGGTGACCACAAATTCAAAATCTTTTTCAACCTCTATCATTTCCTTGTTTTCTTTCAAGACTTTTTGAATTTCTTTAAGTTCGATCTGTTTGTCAAGGGTTATCTTCAGCTGATCTTCTATCCCATCAATACAAGCCTCAAGATGTTTGCGTTCCTCTAGCACCTCTTGGGTCAGCTGCAAGCTTCTTGTTTCCAGCGTTGTTAGTAAGTTGATGAACTTCATCATGCTTTTCTCTCCCATTGCCCAATTTcttttattatttgttattatgtgtGGATCAGCTGATCTGTTTGTGAAAGATGTAATGTTGAATTTCAGTTTCTCTTTTGAACATGGAATCCCAGCTTCCTTAATGGCTTTAAGAGCAGGGGGAGGATGATTGCCTCTGCTTGCAAATGTGATGAGTGCCAGGATGTTTTTTTCAATGTCTTTTCCAAATATGGAAAGGATGGACTCAAATATGTAGAGCTGGGTGAGGGTGAGACGAACCTCATCCTCTCTAACAACAAAACACACTGCATCAATTTGGTGCACTCCATCTTTTGACTCAAACAATTCTTGAAGGTTTTTAGTAATGAGTTGATCTTGTTCAATCCCATTTGTGTCTCCAAATCCTGGAGTGTCGATGATTGTAAGTGAAAAAGGAACACGGTCCCCTTCATGGCCAAAGATTTCATACACAGTGATGGCAGTAGTTTGAGATGCAGTTTGACTCTTTTTTTCATCTGGGATTAATTGGAATCTTTTGTTGTCCTCCCAATTGACCCCAAGGATGTAATTGGCAATAAAGTTGATGAGAGTTGATTTTCCCACTCCAGTCGCTCCCATGAGTAACACTGTTTTATTTGGCTTCACATTTTTTGTGCCTACTGTCCATCTTCTAACTGTTCCCTCCTCATTCAGGTCAACTTTGATATTGTCCACTGGATGAATTTCAATCGACTCGTGTCTAGTTAACAAAGGGTCTACATTTGATCCAGTGCTACAGCTTGTGGCTCTGTAATGAGAGTATACATACAGGACTATCAATCAGGTGAACAGTATTGGCACCATGGAAACCCATACAACCATACTATGTGCCAACTTCATAAGGAATGTGGGTCATTCCATGTGATAATTTAACTAATATTGCTGGGACATTTTGATATTTTCCTGAAATACAGTACAAAAAAATATATCATTTAGATGAAAGATCTTTTACTAATATTCAGACTTCTTGTTCTGTATCTAAAATGGATATCGAGAAAAAGCGTATAAAAGGTGGTATAATCATTGCAACACATTGTGGAGCAGAGTAtagtgagtaaaaaaaaaaaattcaacttAGCATATCAGGGTTGGAATCTAACACATATTTTAAGGATGGGTGACGATTTGTTTCATTATCCAATGACAGTTTCAGTGCGAAAGTTTCTGTGTGAGAGGTGCAGCTGTGGGATTTTTAGcttgttgttttgtttcattaTCCAATGACAGTTTCTATGTGAAAGTTTCTGTGAGAGGTGCAACTGTGGAATTTTTGGCTCTACCGCTGCTAAACCTCAGACACGGCATAAACATTCCACCGCAGTTACACCTCTGACATTGCTTAAACATGTTGCTAATTTGCATTGGTTTATCTCTGTGTCAATTGAAGTCTTACAATGTTTTGGGAAATATCATCTTGAGCTATGCATAATTAGTTTGCCTATAATGCAAAACATAGATGCTAATAGTTGCTTTTAAGTATGGTTATCAGATAAATGGATTAACAACCCCTTTACTTGAAATGAAAATTTTGCTTTTTCAAAAGACATATGTGAATAAGTCAATATACTGACTGGATACCTGAATTTGGCCACATAATGTTACTTGCTCTTAGAAGGTCTAGATTTTACAGGTTGCACCCTAATTAAGTGTGCAGCCAGCAAAAAACTGTTTTGCGACGACAGGAAGGCAAGCTGAGTGACTTGTCGGGCAGTGGCTGCCATTGTAAAAAGTATTCATACAAGATCAGACTTCATCTTCTTTGCAAGTGCGGATTAAAATACTAATGATTACTAGCATTGCTAAGTATTACAGTGCCTGTTAATTTCTAAACCAGATCGCAAATCTTTGTGTTAAAGAAATACAGCTCCTAATCAATCAATTTCTATCAGGGAAAAAATATGACCTTACGTCAGTTATCATTTGGTCCTTAACTTTCAAATATAATATTTAAAAATTATATTACTTTTAGCTGTAAATTAATGTTTTCAGACATATTTACAGTATACTCTGGCACACATTGCTTTTTTATTATACTAATAATTAGCTTTCAAAAAGTACACTTAGAGCATGTTGTTTATTCTAAATTCTAAGTTGGGGCAGGTATTCTGCAACTTAGACAATGTGGGGAAAAGTTCTgtatataatacagtatactaAAACATATTTAAATGAGAACAAAACATACATCCTTTCAAAAGTATTGTGAAGTACA from Coregonus clupeaformis isolate EN_2021a chromosome 17, ASM2061545v1, whole genome shotgun sequence includes these protein-coding regions:
- the LOC123480982 gene encoding uncharacterized protein LOC123480982, which gives rise to MASSSMTERATSCSTGSNVDPLLTRHESIEIHPVDNIKVDLNEEGTVRRWTVGTKNVKPNKTVLLMGATGVGKSTLINFIANYILGVNWEDNKRFQLIPDEKKSQTASQTTAITVYEIFGHEGDRVPFSLTIIDTPGFGDTNGIEQDQLITKNLQELFESKDGVHQIDAVCFVVREDEVRLTLTQLYIFESILSIFGKDIEKNILALITFASRGNHPPPALKAIKEAGIPCSKEKLKFNITSFTNRSADPHIITNNKRNWAMGEKSMMKFINLLTTLETRSLQLTQEVLEERKHLEACIDGIEDQLKITLDKQIELKEIQKVLKENKEMIEVEKDFEFVVTTNEFVRVESEKMATNCNNCGMTCHLRCPLAPQKLLFLCDAMRNRHCKICPGKCSWKDHIKEKVVFQITPKVVKKTYNDLKLEYGQGLGGTITAEDMKEKIQSEIQEAEDKGNELLETSYKCVARLEEIALRPNPLTAEEYIDLLIHRETENINRVKKLQEMKAKALLISSMTKEKLEQGTGWVLKKMKGWTLHD